A window of Spiroplasma syrphidicola EA-1 contains these coding sequences:
- a CDS encoding TolB-like translocation protein: MKNKIEFLYNKMCFRCKSKFKQIVIQIKNNNNLDIKNLEFFSCKVEKNRLINQDHGVKPLAFIHCKNDSYAFFWKNSLYNGDGSSKIPVINNTIKLSQATIDKIAEDANNNLVIVNSLSNLPNVNSKIENNVSKIISQVDVIKRNNTHLTLQVVKTRKLIVILTLICILILGSVGSFLGWYFIHGENNNIISLPPALGQINLSDHLVDSNLQKINDNRTETILSMAKNKNSDLIVEDLLVKNITETTADIVVLSSNKTYIVGSLVNVSFTPQTVTLQTHVKKTNFFAEVDLANPEKTIDMIVNAPENKLLKKEQVQLKIENSTYTTDVYKATLIPSENNTIYLEDDNLEIFFSTTGKKLLSEVLSQVDLGDIVNKNPEIIMDAIKNKNPNIDTNQIEIVSNSIEDSRAEIKVSENSKEYILDSPLVTIYYRVFNPNIGTIKEKVEQPDGQSFKRWVSILFQLANGTILAIESSSYGSIYELNMDGAIKQKVGNTSNTSLNAIVQLSDGTILAGGSRDIYELNMDGTIKKKVEQPDGQSFDNSVNTLFQLANGTILAVESSVNSFIYELNMDGTIKQKVGNSSNTSLHTIVQLSDGTILAGGSRDIYELNMDGTIKKKVEQPGGVAFDGSVSSLIQLSDGTILAATGYSLYQLNMDGTIKKKIVDKQFGGNKLSIVQLNNGSILAASNQDIYQLNSE, encoded by the coding sequence ATGAAAAATAAAATAGAATTTTTGTATAACAAAATGTGTTTTCGTTGTAAAAGTAAGTTTAAACAAATTGTTATTCAAATAAAAAATAACAATAATTTAGATATCAAAAATCTTGAATTTTTTTCATGTAAAGTTGAAAAAAACCGGTTAATTAATCAAGATCATGGTGTTAAACCTTTGGCTTTTATTCATTGTAAAAATGATTCATATGCTTTTTTTTGAAAAAATTCTCTTTATAATGGCGATGGTTCTTCAAAAATACCAGTAATCAATAATACAATTAAGTTATCACAAGCAACAATCGATAAAATAGCGGAAGATGCTAATAATAATCTTGTTATAGTAAATTCTTTGTCAAATCTTCCCAACGTTAATAGTAAAATCGAAAATAATGTTTCTAAAATTATTTCACAAGTTGATGTGATTAAACGCAATAATACTCATTTGACATTGCAAGTAGTTAAAACAAGAAAATTAATAGTAATTTTGACTCTAATATGTATTTTGATCTTAGGTTCAGTTGGGAGTTTTTTAGGATGATATTTTATTCATGGGGAAAATAATAATATAATTTCCTTACCGCCGGCATTAGGCCAAATTAATTTATCAGATCATTTAGTAGATTCAAATTTACAGAAGATTAATGATAATAGAACTGAAACAATTTTAAGTATGGCAAAAAATAAAAATAGTGATTTGATTGTCGAAGATTTATTAGTTAAAAATATTACGGAAACTACTGCTGACATTGTTGTTTTATCATCAAATAAAACATATATTGTTGGTTCATTAGTTAATGTTTCATTTACTCCACAAACAGTTACATTACAAACCCATGTTAAAAAAACAAATTTTTTTGCTGAAGTAGATTTAGCAAATCCAGAAAAAACAATAGATATGATTGTAAACGCGCCAGAAAATAAGTTACTAAAAAAAGAACAAGTTCAACTTAAAATTGAAAATTCAACTTATACTACTGATGTTTATAAAGCAACACTTATTCCAAGTGAAAATAATACTATTTATCTCGAAGATGATAATTTAGAAATTTTCTTTAGTACAACGGGCAAAAAACTTTTATCAGAAGTTTTATCACAAGTTGACCTAGGTGATATTGTTAATAAAAACCCAGAAATTATTATGGATGCAATTAAGAATAAAAATCCGAATATTGATACTAACCAAATTGAAATAGTTAGTAATTCAATTGAAGACAGTAGGGCAGAAATAAAAGTAAGCGAAAATAGCAAAGAATATATTCTTGATTCTCCATTAGTAACAATATATTATCGTGTATTTAATCCAAATATAGGGACTATAAAAGAGAAAGTAGAGCAACCTGATGGACAAAGTTTTAAAAGATGAGTTTCTATATTATTTCAATTAGCAAATGGAACTATTTTAGCCATAGAATCATCATCTTATGGTTCTATTTATGAGTTGAATATGGATGGAGCAATTAAACAAAAAGTTGGTAATACTTCTAATACTTCGTTAAATGCAATAGTGCAGTTGTCAGATGGTACGATTTTGGCTGGTGGGTCTAGAGATATTTATGAGTTGAATATGGATGGAACAATTAAAAAGAAAGTAGAGCAACCTGATGGCCAAAGTTTTGATAATTCTGTTAACACCTTATTTCAATTAGCTAATGGAACTATTTTAGCTGTAGAATCATCAGTTAATAGTTTTATTTATGAGTTGAATATGGATGGAACAATTAAACAAAAAGTTGGTAATAGTTCTAATACTTCGTTACATACAATAGTGCAGTTGTCAGATGGTACGATTTTGGCTGGTGGGTCTAGAGATATTTATGAGTTGAATATGGATGGAACAATTAAAAAGAAAGTAGAGCAACCAGGAGGAGTAGCATTTGATGGTAGTGTTAGTTCGTTAATCCAGT
- a CDS encoding IS3 family transposase — protein MKIFHTDQGSEFNNNIIYKILAKNNVAKSYSKPGCPYDNAVSESTYKILKTELIKNRKCKNVEQFKLELFDFVNWYNNVRIHSKLNYLTPIEYKNRYSI, from the coding sequence ATTAAAATATTTCATACTGATCAGGGCAGTGAATTTAATAACAATATTATTTACAAGATTTTAGCTAAAAACAATGTTGCAAAATCTTATAGTAAACCAGGATGTCCTTATGATAATGCTGTTTCTGAATCAACTTATAAAATTTTAAAAACAGAATTAATTAAAAACAGAAAGTGTAAAAATGTTGAGCAATTTAAATTAGAATTATTTGACTTTGTTAATTGATATAATAATGTGCGAATTCACAGCAAATTAAATTATTTAACACCAATTGAATATAAAAATCGTTACTCTATATAA
- a CDS encoding cryptochrome/photolyase family protein: MNIFIFHRDFRIEDNLGLAQLAKEEKEIYLLFILTKVQTKNNNYFSPRSFDALVYCLKQLNEKIHINIIQSETEATAIKGLLDQGNKINKIYTNLDYSPFAINRSKQMRELAKLNNFIYREFNDYSLVAPETIKTSQNSYYTVFTPFWNKLKLTFNNNDIPRYPVNQFFAEKVKASDLLFDITNLPSNDFNLPLTPEQVKKAIDSLDQDYQNQRDLLYLTNGTANISTALKFGVVSIRQCYLWSIEKFGNFDNPFARQLAWRDFYYQATFNAQLYQQWNFSDNWNKKMTIKWTNNSDWFEKWKKGETGFALVDAGMKQLNTTGIMHNRARMVCASFLVKNLQIDWRKGEQYFAQQLIDYDPIINQCSWQWVAGTGFDAQPFFRIFNPELQQKKFDPQLIYCDKFLDNHDLVEKIIDYKDSTKKALAIYDVK; the protein is encoded by the coding sequence ATGAATATTTTTATTTTTCACCGTGATTTTAGAATTGAAGATAATCTTGGTCTTGCCCAATTAGCAAAGGAAGAAAAAGAAATCTATTTATTATTTATTTTGACAAAAGTACAAACAAAAAATAATAATTACTTTTCACCGCGCAGTTTTGATGCCTTGGTTTATTGTTTAAAACAGTTAAACGAAAAAATCCACATTAATATTATCCAAAGTGAAACAGAAGCAACAGCGATTAAAGGATTACTAGATCAAGGGAACAAAATTAATAAAATTTATACTAATCTTGATTACTCACCATTTGCCATTAACCGTAGTAAACAAATGCGGGAATTAGCAAAACTAAATAACTTTATTTACCGGGAATTTAACGATTATTCCCTAGTTGCTCCAGAAACAATAAAAACTAGTCAAAATTCTTACTACACTGTTTTTACCCCATTTTGAAATAAATTAAAATTAACTTTTAATAATAATGATATTCCAAGATATCCGGTAAACCAATTTTTTGCTGAAAAAGTAAAAGCTTCTGATTTATTATTTGATATTACAAATTTACCATCAAATGATTTTAATTTACCATTAACCCCTGAACAAGTTAAAAAAGCGATTGATAGTTTAGATCAAGATTATCAAAACCAAAGAGATTTGTTATATTTAACAAATGGAACAGCAAACATTAGCACGGCCTTAAAATTTGGGGTTGTTTCAATTCGTCAATGTTATCTTTGAAGCATAGAAAAATTTGGTAATTTTGATAATCCCTTTGCGCGACAATTAGCATGGAGAGATTTTTATTATCAAGCAACATTCAATGCCCAACTTTATCAACAATGGAATTTTAGTGACAATTGGAATAAAAAAATGACAATTAAGTGAACAAATAATTCTGACTGGTTTGAAAAATGAAAAAAAGGGGAAACAGGTTTTGCTTTAGTTGATGCTGGGATGAAACAATTAAACACAACTGGTATAATGCACAATCGTGCTCGAATGGTTTGTGCCTCTTTTTTAGTTAAAAACTTACAAATTGATTGACGAAAAGGGGAACAATATTTTGCTCAACAGTTAATAGATTATGATCCAATTATTAATCAATGTTCATGACAATGAGTCGCCGGAACAGGATTTGATGCTCAGCCATTTTTCCGAATTTTTAATCCTGAATTACAACAAAAAAAATTTGACCCCCAATTAATTTACTGTGACAAATTTTTAGATAATCATGACCTAGTTGAAAAAATTATTGATTATAAAGATTCAACAAAAAAGGCTTTAGCAATTTATGATGTTAAATAA
- a CDS encoding SDR family oxidoreductase — protein sequence MKTIVITGSTSGIGKATALYFAEQGYHVIATARNPEKDNLTNLNKNIKMYQMDVSDLNSINQAVDNIIKENEKIDILLNNAGYGLLAPFELTSEQDVKTIFNTNVFGLMEVTRAFLPIFKKQQAGTIISVSSIGGLVTMPLNSIYHATKYAVEGFTEGLSYELADFNINVKLIEPGGVKTNFFNAATVKEDQNNFPEYNPIIAKVRETFNAGMTEQESSYSTPLEVAQAIFTAVNDYNPNKIHYVVGKGAQETYQAKKQLDDEEFIALINNRFGINKK from the coding sequence ATGAAAACAATAGTTATTACAGGTTCAACTTCAGGGATTGGCAAAGCAACAGCGCTATATTTTGCCGAACAAGGTTATCATGTTATTGCAACAGCTCGTAATCCTGAAAAAGATAATCTGACAAATCTAAATAAAAACATTAAAATGTACCAAATGGATGTTAGTGATCTTAATAGTATTAACCAGGCCGTTGATAATATTATCAAAGAAAATGAAAAAATTGATATTTTATTAAATAATGCTGGTTATGGTTTATTAGCCCCATTTGAATTAACTTCCGAACAAGATGTTAAAACAATTTTTAACACAAATGTCTTTGGGTTAATGGAAGTTACAAGAGCTTTTCTTCCCATTTTTAAAAAGCAACAAGCAGGAACAATTATTAGTGTTTCATCAATTGGTGGGTTAGTAACAATGCCATTAAATTCAATTTACCATGCGACAAAATATGCTGTTGAAGGTTTTACTGAAGGTTTAAGTTATGAACTAGCTGATTTTAATATTAATGTTAAATTAATTGAACCAGGAGGGGTTAAAACTAATTTTTTTAATGCCGCAACAGTTAAAGAAGATCAAAACAATTTTCCTGAATATAATCCTATTATTGCAAAAGTTCGCGAAACTTTTAACGCTGGAATGACAGAACAAGAATCTAGTTATTCAACACCATTAGAAGTGGCACAAGCAATTTTTACAGCTGTTAATGATTATAATCCTAATAAAATTCATTACGTGGTTGGTAAGGGGGCCCAAGAAACTTACCAGGCAAAAAAACAGCTAGATGATGAAGAGTTTATTGCTTTAATCAATAATCGCTTTGGAATTAATAAAAAATAA
- a CDS encoding acyltransferase family protein produces the protein MKKYSNINLLKIFAIIFVIAQHSIPSFWYGNIGLYAAAYPILYNNNTIFALITGFFLINSSTLRSKYLQILLYGLPLLLTHGLGSVDYSLPPNLAFQDFIKKTFDDSWYYYSIIIIYVLAPFITHFYQTNKNSKYWITTLFIVFSTSVVLTNALTRLNNNFGLNFMPGLSYANYFTDMSFVKLFVWFQIGALIKIYNLTDYSKYKWPKLGTYLIAVPICYVMLYFSFTKNATNFEKLAASVNQIFITLFSVSLFGIFSAVPFECDFIDTIAETTLVTYLLHKLQIVWLKQYWTGSNSLRSIIGGILIPVGFMFWTTIGYFYNKTIGVQISKLVKKWDQKFLTTT, from the coding sequence ATGAAAAAATATTCAAATATAAATTTACTAAAAATTTTTGCTATCATTTTTGTAATTGCGCAGCATAGTATACCTTCATTTTGATACGGTAATATTGGACTATATGCAGCAGCTTACCCAATTCTCTATAACAATAATACAATTTTTGCACTAATAACAGGATTTTTTTTAATTAATAGTAGTACTTTGCGTAGTAAATACTTACAAATTTTATTATATGGTTTACCCTTGCTATTAACTCATGGTTTAGGGAGTGTTGATTATAGTTTACCGCCAAATTTAGCATTTCAAGACTTTATTAAAAAAACTTTTGATGATAGCTGATACTATTACTCAATTATTATTATTTATGTGTTGGCACCTTTTATTACACATTTTTATCAAACAAATAAAAATAGTAAATATTGGATAACAACCTTATTTATTGTTTTTTCAACATCAGTTGTTTTAACGAATGCTTTAACAAGACTTAATAATAATTTTGGATTAAATTTTATGCCAGGATTGAGCTATGCTAATTATTTTACTGATATGTCTTTTGTAAAATTATTTGTTTGATTTCAAATAGGGGCACTCATTAAAATTTATAATTTAACTGATTATAGCAAATATAAATGACCTAAATTAGGTACTTATTTAATTGCTGTTCCAATATGCTATGTGATGCTATATTTTAGTTTTACAAAGAATGCCACAAATTTTGAAAAATTAGCAGCCTCAGTAAATCAAATTTTTATTACATTATTTTCTGTCTCATTATTTGGAATTTTTTCAGCTGTACCCTTTGAATGTGATTTTATTGATACAATAGCTGAAACAACATTAGTAACATACTTATTACATAAATTGCAAATTGTTTGATTAAAACAATATTGAACTGGTTCAAATAGCTTAAGAAGTATTATCGGAGGAATTCTAATACCAGTTGGTTTCATGTTTTGAACTACTATTGGATATTTTTACAATAAAACTATTGGTGTACAAATTTCAAAACTTGTTAAAAAATGAGATCAGAAATTTTTAACTACAACATAA
- a CDS encoding Pr6Pr family membrane protein produces MTLKIKLIWKQIYKLFFAILGISILAWAFINGILDKDNIINKYNSDYTVYVTDFFTTFTCLSNLGILFWFLFSGIRHRYENKTKIQSYPVALAGAVYITITFIIYNFLLLPIDPLPTTPLGWITTVVDHMINPIAFVIYVIFLMENKTEVNLKQFFVKYFWKYIIVLIGYCLYAVIRGELRRMSGDHFTWTDSEGILHNRWFPYFFLNVHQSTHGIPGYVWFIIAFFAILGILIGTMFLYNYSNNKIIKTKYYQNLQKIAISK; encoded by the coding sequence ATGACTTTAAAAATAAAATTAATTTGAAAACAAATTTATAAGTTATTTTTTGCAATCCTAGGAATTTCAATTTTAGCATGAGCTTTTATAAATGGAATTCTTGATAAAGACAATATTATTAATAAATATAATAGTGATTATACCGTTTATGTAACTGATTTTTTTACAACATTTACCTGTTTATCAAATTTAGGAATTCTCTTTTGATTTCTATTTAGTGGGATTCGTCATCGCTATGAAAATAAGACAAAAATTCAGTCATATCCTGTTGCGTTAGCCGGGGCAGTATATATCACAATTACTTTTATTATTTATAATTTTTTATTACTACCAATTGACCCATTACCAACAACTCCTTTAGGATGAATTACAACGGTTGTTGATCATATGATTAACCCGATTGCTTTTGTTATCTATGTTATTTTTTTAATGGAAAACAAAACTGAAGTAAACTTAAAGCAATTCTTTGTAAAATATTTTTGAAAATACATTATTGTTTTAATTGGTTATTGTTTATATGCAGTGATTCGCGGTGAATTACGCCGAATGTCAGGGGATCATTTTACATGAACTGATAGTGAAGGAATTTTGCATAATCGTTGATTCCCATATTTCTTTTTAAATGTTCACCAATCAACCCATGGTATTCCTGGTTATGTTTGATTTATCATCGCTTTTTTTGCCATTTTAGGAATTCTAATTGGGACAATGTTCTTATACAACTATAGTAATAATAAAATTATCAAAACAAAATATTATCAAAACTTGCAAAAAATAGCAATTAGTAAATAA